In one window of Heterodontus francisci isolate sHetFra1 chromosome 24, sHetFra1.hap1, whole genome shotgun sequence DNA:
- the cox19 gene encoding cytochrome c oxidase assembly protein COX19: MSTAMNFSSKSFSPRPPDKGSFPLDHLGECKEFKEKFMNCLRESKFDNSLCREQSKEYLECRMERQLMTKEPLEKLGFKDILDSNAAEKRQQMKT, translated from the exons ATGTCGACGGCGATGAATTTCAGTTCCAAGAGTTTCAGCCCGAGGCCGCCGGACAAGGGATCCTTCCCTCTGGACCACCTGG GTGAATGTAAAGAATTTAAAGAGAAATTTATGAATTGTCTTCGAGAGAGTAAATTTGACAACTCTCTGTGCAGAGAGCAATCAAAGGAATATCTGGAGTGCAGAATGGAAAG GCAGCTGATGACAAAAGAAccactagagaaactgggattcaaAGATATCCTCGATAGTAATGCAGCAGAAAAACGGCAGCAGATGAAAACTTAA